The Candidatus Dechloromonas phosphoritropha genome includes a region encoding these proteins:
- a CDS encoding winged helix-turn-helix domain-containing protein, protein MGRPFKGEGSVAEALKIVKEAKSVEQLRQAQAVVLPLCYGLNLEQTAAVIGVSLSWASRLRNAFLAGHRVGGESEPARGGRHRENFTRAQEAELLKPFFDQAAKGGILVVSQIKPALEKALGRPMALSSAYNVLHRNGWRKLAPDKRHPQSDPTAQEAWKKNSPTPLPNSGEISLKEPRSV, encoded by the coding sequence ATGGGAAGGCCGTTCAAGGGAGAGGGGTCGGTAGCGGAGGCGCTGAAGATTGTCAAAGAAGCCAAGAGTGTGGAACAACTGCGCCAGGCCCAAGCGGTTGTTCTGCCGTTGTGCTACGGTTTGAATCTTGAGCAGACCGCCGCGGTGATCGGTGTTTCGCTCAGTTGGGCCTCACGATTACGCAACGCGTTTCTGGCTGGACATCGGGTAGGCGGTGAATCGGAACCTGCACGAGGCGGACGCCACCGGGAGAATTTCACCCGAGCGCAAGAAGCCGAACTGTTGAAACCCTTTTTCGACCAAGCGGCCAAGGGCGGTATATTGGTCGTCAGTCAGATCAAGCCGGCCCTGGAGAAAGCGCTGGGACGCCCGATGGCGCTGTCCTCCGCCTACAACGTGCTGCATCGCAACGGTTGGCGCAAGCTGGCGCCAGACAAGCGACATCCGCAAAGTGATCCGACCGCGCAGGAGGCGTGGAAAAAAAACTCCCCGACACCCTTGCCGAACTCCGGAGAGATTTCGCTCAAGGAACCCCGATCCGTCTGA